A genomic stretch from Candidatus Amarolinea dominans includes:
- a CDS encoding aminomethyl transferase family protein, with amino-acid sequence MTQPVVSGADRDANFPGVGISEYEAARATVALIERAEMGALRLSGATRVDFVQRQTTNDVKALRPGQATITVLTNPQARILDTLTVLARPDDFIILNGPPLRERLVRHLRGLIFFMDQVTVTDLNAETHQLELLGPQAPDCLAAAGGQPDIAALARFQWREISLAGHSVTVVRLPGPGADAWRLLTPAAGWTEVRAALTAAGARPIGQEAYNRLRVEAGMPAPGIEMTDAVTPLEAGLLAYISQTKGCYTGQEIIARQLTYDKVTRHLCGLLLAQMVAPGAALEVEGRSIGTVSSSVYSPALARPIALAFVKRDYATAGTAVMVRSGDETIEGQVVDLPFERP; translated from the coding sequence ATGACACAACCCGTTGTATCGGGAGCCGATAGAGACGCCAACTTTCCGGGAGTCGGCATCTCTGAATATGAAGCCGCTCGCGCCACGGTGGCGCTGATCGAGCGCGCGGAGATGGGTGCGCTGCGCCTTTCCGGCGCGACGCGGGTTGATTTCGTGCAGCGCCAGACGACCAACGATGTCAAGGCGTTGCGCCCCGGCCAGGCCACAATCACGGTGTTGACCAATCCGCAGGCGCGCATCCTCGATACGCTCACGGTGCTGGCGCGGCCGGATGATTTCATCATCCTCAACGGGCCGCCCCTGCGTGAGCGGTTGGTGCGTCATCTGCGCGGCCTGATTTTCTTCATGGATCAGGTGACGGTGACCGACCTGAACGCGGAGACGCATCAGCTCGAATTACTTGGCCCGCAGGCGCCCGACTGCCTGGCCGCAGCCGGCGGTCAACCGGACATCGCTGCCCTGGCGCGCTTTCAGTGGCGCGAGATCAGCCTGGCCGGTCACTCGGTCACCGTTGTGCGCCTGCCCGGACCAGGCGCTGACGCTTGGCGCCTTTTGACGCCGGCCGCGGGCTGGACGGAGGTCCGGGCGGCGCTGACCGCCGCGGGCGCCCGCCCCATCGGGCAGGAGGCCTACAATCGGCTGCGCGTCGAAGCTGGAATGCCGGCGCCTGGCATCGAGATGACAGACGCCGTGACCCCGCTCGAAGCCGGCCTGCTGGCGTACATCAGTCAGACCAAGGGCTGCTACACCGGTCAGGAGATCATCGCCCGCCAGCTCACCTATGACAAGGTGACGCGTCACCTGTGCGGGCTGCTGTTGGCGCAAATGGTGGCGCCCGGCGCTGCGCTGGAGGTCGAAGGTCGCAGCATTGGCACGGTTTCCAGCAGCGTCTACTCGCCGGCGCTTGCACGTCCCATCGCCCTGGCCTTCGTCAAACGGGATTACGCGACGGCCGGGACAGCGGTCATGGTGCGCAGCGGCGACGAGACGATCGAGGGGCAGGTGGTTGACTTGCCATTCGAACGGCCATGA